A window of Pseudomonas monteilii contains these coding sequences:
- a CDS encoding H-NS histone — MSLINEYRATEEAIKELQARLANLSQDDKLKKELEFEGKLRTLMGEYSKSLRDVIALLDPESKLSKGPRATAKPATTKRARKVKQYKNPHNGEIIETKGGNHKTLKEWKAKWGGDEVESWSSLLD, encoded by the coding sequence ATGTCGTTGATCAACGAATACCGCGCCACCGAAGAAGCCATCAAAGAACTTCAGGCCCGTTTGGCCAATCTGTCGCAAGACGACAAGCTGAAGAAAGAGCTGGAATTCGAAGGCAAACTGCGCACGCTGATGGGCGAATACTCCAAGTCGCTGCGCGACGTGATTGCCCTGCTCGACCCAGAGTCCAAGTTGAGCAAAGGCCCACGCGCCACGGCCAAGCCTGCTACCACCAAGCGTGCACGCAAGGTCAAGCAATACAAGAACCCGCACAACGGCGAAATCATCGAAACCAAAGGTGGCAACCACAAGACGCTGAAAGAGTGGAAAGCCAAGTGGGGCGGTGACGAAGTTGAAAGCTGGTCCAGCCTGCTGGACTGA
- the sbcB gene encoding exodeoxyribonuclease I (Exonucleolytic cleavage in the 3'- to 5'-direction to yield nucleoside 5'-phosphates), with product MSASIFWHDYETTGINPRCDRPLQLAGIRTDLDLNEIEAPVNLYCRPSDDILPHPIACLVTGITPRQLADQGLVEADFMTRVHTELARPGTCGAGYNTLRFDDEVTRYSLYRNFFDPYAREWQGGNSRWDLIDVVRTAYALRPEGIVWPQQDGRTSLRLELLSQANGIDHGHAHEALSDVRATIGLARLLRERQPRLYDWLFALRSKHAVMEQIRLLEPLVHISGRFSAARHYLGIVLPLAWHPRNRNALIVCDLHMDPSPLTTESAMDLRQRLYARRDALLDGQLPVPLKLIHVNRCPVVAPLSVVRPADQQRLGLDLSLYQAKATQLAQQRAVWQPVLDELFAQEDFTPSDDPEQQLYEGFIRDRDRRVCEQVRMSDPEHLSKGHWMFDDGRLPELLFRYRARNFPETLNPEERQRWLTFCKDRLDDPALGAPLTLDAFETAWQQAWPEASAPQREVLLAWQAHVAALKARHRP from the coding sequence GTGAGCGCGAGCATTTTCTGGCACGACTACGAAACCACCGGCATCAATCCCCGCTGTGACCGCCCCTTGCAGTTGGCCGGGATACGCACCGACCTCGACCTCAATGAAATCGAAGCGCCGGTCAATCTCTATTGCCGGCCCTCCGACGACATCCTGCCGCACCCGATCGCTTGCCTGGTGACCGGCATCACACCCCGGCAGCTGGCCGATCAGGGCCTGGTCGAAGCCGACTTCATGACCCGCGTGCACACTGAGCTGGCCCGTCCAGGCACCTGTGGCGCCGGCTACAACACCCTGCGTTTCGACGACGAGGTCACTCGCTACAGCCTGTACCGCAACTTCTTCGACCCGTACGCACGGGAGTGGCAGGGCGGCAACAGCCGCTGGGACCTGATCGATGTGGTACGCACGGCCTACGCCCTCCGGCCGGAGGGTATCGTCTGGCCGCAGCAGGACGGTCGTACCAGCCTGCGCCTGGAGCTGCTGAGCCAGGCCAATGGGATCGATCACGGCCATGCCCACGAGGCCTTGTCCGACGTGCGGGCCACCATTGGTCTGGCGCGATTGCTGCGTGAGCGCCAGCCCAGGTTGTACGACTGGTTGTTCGCCTTGCGCAGCAAGCATGCCGTCATGGAGCAGATCAGGCTATTGGAGCCCTTGGTGCATATCAGCGGGCGTTTCTCGGCCGCGCGTCATTATCTGGGTATTGTATTGCCGCTGGCCTGGCACCCTCGTAATCGCAATGCCTTGATCGTGTGCGATCTGCACATGGATCCCTCGCCCTTGACCACCGAATCAGCGATGGACTTGCGCCAGCGTCTGTATGCTCGGCGCGATGCGCTGCTCGACGGGCAACTTCCCGTGCCATTGAAGTTGATCCATGTGAACCGCTGTCCGGTCGTGGCGCCGTTATCGGTCGTCCGCCCTGCGGATCAACAGCGATTGGGGTTGGACCTGTCGCTGTATCAGGCCAAGGCAACCCAATTGGCGCAACAACGGGCCGTGTGGCAACCGGTACTGGATGAACTCTTCGCGCAGGAAGACTTCACGCCGAGCGACGATCCGGAACAACAGTTATATGAAGGGTTCATTCGCGACCGCGACCGCCGCGTGTGCGAGCAGGTACGGATGTCGGACCCCGAGCATTTGTCCAAGGGGCACTGGATGTTCGATGACGGGCGCCTGCCGGAACTGCTGTTCCGTTACCGGGCGCGTAACTTTCCCGAGACATTGAACCCTGAAGAGCGACAGCGTTGGTTGACGTTCTGCAAGGACCGACTCGACGATCCGGCCTTGGGCGCGCCGCTGACCCTGGACGCATTCGAAACGGCCTGGCAGCAAGCATGGCCTGAAGCCAGTGCGCCCCAGCGTGAGGTGCTGCTGGCGTGGCAGGCCCATGTCGCGGCCCTCAAGGCACGTCATCGACCTTGA
- a CDS encoding pilus assembly protein PilZ: MFIERQIERHQLPLYLTVYNRYTDQLLGYLGNVSEAGLMVISELPILVGPDFELQLRIPLPGDGWQFINLTASCLWCQEDQMPGHYDSGFMLLQAPEEYNGFVRTLHTYFSFNPLNASA; this comes from the coding sequence ATGTTTATCGAGCGCCAGATAGAACGCCACCAACTTCCGCTCTATCTCACCGTCTACAACCGTTACACCGATCAGCTGCTGGGTTACCTGGGCAATGTGTCGGAAGCGGGCCTGATGGTGATCAGCGAGTTGCCGATCCTGGTCGGGCCGGATTTCGAGCTGCAATTGCGCATTCCACTGCCAGGTGATGGCTGGCAGTTCATCAACCTGACCGCCAGCTGCCTGTGGTGTCAGGAAGACCAGATGCCAGGCCATTACGATTCGGGATTCATGCTCTTGCAGGCGCCCGAGGAGTACAACGGCTTCGTACGCACCTTGCATACCTACTTCAGCTTCAACCCGCTCAACGCCTCTGCCTGA